The sequence TGTTTTTGTTAAACAGTCGGTTGGGCCTGGTTTTTGCAACCTGATAATGCTTCTTAAAGTAAACTTTAATTACAATTCAGGCACCCCTTCTCCCGAAGTTACGGGGTCAATTTGCCGAGTTCCTTAATGATAGTTATCTCAACACCTTAGCATACTCTGCCCGTCTACCTGTGTCGGTTTGCGGTACGATCACTCAATTGACTCGCTAGAAGTTTTTCCAGTCAGTGTGGGATCAATCGAACACATTTCTTCCGAAGAATTAAAATGCCCATCACGTTTCAGTGATAACAGCTTCACGGATTTGCCAATGAAACTCACCTTTGCGCTTAGCTTGGCATCCATACGCCAAGTCAACCTACCCTACTGCGTCACTCCTTCACTCAAACGTCATCAAGTGGTGCAGGAATATTTAACCTGCTTTCCATCGCCTACTCCAATTGGCCTCGGCTTAGGGATCGACTAACCCTGAGTGGATGAACCGTTCTCACGGAAACCTTAGACTTTCGGTGAACAGGAATTTCACCTGTTTTTTCGTTACTTATACCAACATACTCACTTCTCTGATCAACGACATCTGTCCTTACGGTCAAACTTGTATCTATCAGAGAACGCTCCCCTACCCCTGTACAAAAGGCGAACCTTGAGTACAAGCCATGGCTTCGGTAATTCGTTTGAGCCCCGTTCGTTCTTCAGTGCAAAAACACTTGACCAGTGAGCTGTTACGCTTTCTTTAAATGATGACTGCTTCTAAGCCAACATCCTGGCTGTCTGTGCATTTTCACCTCTTTTACCACTTAACGAATATTTTGGGACCTTAGCCGATGGTCTGGGCTGTTTCCCTCTCGACCATGGAGCTTATCCCCCACAGTCTGACTCCTGCTTTCAAAAGATATGACATTCAGAGTTAGTAAAAGTCCGGTAAGATTGCTCCCCCAAAACTTAAACTGTGCTTTACCGCCATAAAGAATTCAGCAAGGCTATACCTAAATATATTTCGGGGAGAACCAGCTATTTCCAAGTTTGATTGGCCTTTCACCCCTATCCACACCTCATCCGAGCAGTTTTCAACCTACACCGGTTCGGACCTCCATCTCATGTAACTGAGACTTCATCCTGGACATGGATAGCTCACTTGGTTTCGGGTCTATCCCATAGTACTAATCGCCCTATTCAGACTCGCTTTCGCTACGGCTCCGCTCTTTCCAAGCTTAACCTTGCACTATAGGTATAACTCGTTGGCTCATTATGCAAAAGGTACGTGGTTGCGCATACGTATATATCGCTTCCACCGATTGTAGACGCATGGTTTCAGATACTATTTCACTCCCCTTCCGGGGTACTTTTCACCTTTCCCTCACGGTACTAGTTCACTATCGGTCATCAAGTAGTATTTAGTCTTACCCGATGGTCCGGGCAGATTCCCACGGAATTTCACGTGCTCCATGGTACTCGGGAATAAAAACTTTTGGTTTATTTAACTTTTCGCCTACAAGGCTGTCACTTTCTTTGGCCGCCCGTCCCAGAGCATTCAGCTAAATTAAATAAACTCAAACTGGAATCTGTGTTTTCCAAGCGTTATCATCCCACAACCTCTATGTTACAACGCACACAGGCTATCACGTAACATAAATTTAGACTTTTCCCCTTTCGCTCACCACTACTTAGGGAATCACTTTGTTTTCTTTTCCTAGCGCTACTTAGATGTTTCAGTTCACGCCGTTCACCTTCTTATCCTATATATTCAGATAAGAATACTTCAGGTTTACTGAAGTGGGTTTCCCCATTCGGAAATCTCCGGATCAATGCTTGATTGACAGCTCCCCGAAGCTTATGGCAGCCTTCCGCCTCCTTCATCGCCTCTTGATACCAAGGCATCCACCATACGCCCTTTTCAATTAATTACAAACTTATAGCTTACCCTTAAAAGAATATGGTATTTACTTACAAATATTTCAAAGAACACAATTATTTTTTATCCTACTACTCACCCTAAAACTTTTACACACACAAGAATACATTCAAAAACCTACTATCAAAAAAACTGGTGGAGATGAGCGGATTCGAACCGCTGGCCTTCCGCGTGCAAAACGGACGCTCTACCAACTGAGCTACACCCCCCGGAATCTTTATATCAAACTCCAAAAATTTCACTCATCGGCCATCACAGCCACAATCAACTCGGCTTACCATTTCTGGTGGGCCTAAGTCGATTCGAACGACTGACCTTCCCGTTATCAACAGGATGCTCTAACCAGCTGAGCTATAGGCCCAGAATTTGATAGGACCTACCGTCCTAAAAATAATTTGTCTTATATTCACACTTAAAAAATTAGCCAAGGGAAAACCCCTGGATCAATATATCTCCCTCGAAAGGAGGTGATCCAGCCGCAGGTTCTCCTACAGCTACCTTGTTACGACTTCGTCCCAATCACTCCCCACACCTTAGGTATCCGCCTCCCTTACGGGTTAGCTAAAACAACTTCGGGTACAGACAGCTTTCATGACGTGACGGGCAGTGTGTACAAGGCCCGAGAACGTATTCACCGCGCCGTTGCTGATGCGCGATTACTAGCGATTTCAACTTCATGAGGTCGAATTGCAGACCTCAATCCGAACTTAGACCAGCTTTTTGGGATTGGCTTACTTTTACAAGCTTGCAGCCCTTTGTACTGGCCATTGTAACACGTGTGTAGCCCTAGGCATAAGGACCATGATGACTTGACGTCATCCCCACCTTCCTCCTGGTTTCCCAGGCAGTCTCACCAGAGTGCTCTGTAAACAGATAGCAACTGGCGACAGGGGTTGCGCTCGTTAGAGGACTTAACCAAACATCTCACGACACGAGCTGACGACAGCCATGCAGCACCTGTGCAGTTGTCTGAACCGAAGCTCAGAAAGCCATGTTTCTATGGCGGTCAAAAGCATGTCAAGCCTAGGTAAGGTTCCTCGCGTATCGACGAATTAAACCACATGTTCCACCGCTTGTGCGGGCCCCCGTCAATTTCTTTGAGTTTTAATCTTGCGACCGTAGTCCCCAGGCGGATCACTTATCGCGTTAGCTACGACACTAACCCTGTAAAACAAGGCCAACGTCTAGTGATCATCGTTTACAGCGTAGACTACCAGGGTATCTAATCCTGTTTGCTCCCTACGCTTTCGTGCCTCAGCGTCAGATGTGGACCAAGAAGCTGCCTTCGCCATCGGTGTTCCTCTCGAGATCTACGCATTTTACCGCTACTCCGAGAATTCCACTTCTCTCTTCCACCCTCTAGCAAATCAGTATCTACTGCAGTTCTCTGGTTAAGCCAGAGGATTTAACAGTTGACTTAAAATGCCGCCTACGCACCCTTTACGCCCAATAATTCCGAATAACGCTTGCACCCCTCGTATTACCGCGGCTGCTGGCACGAAGTTAGCCGGTGCTTTCTCTAATGGTACCGTCATAATCTGCTTGTATTAGAAGCAGATCTTTCTTCCCACTTAACAGGAGTTTACGATCCTAAAACCTTCATCCTCCACGCGGCGTCGCTGCGTCAGGCTTTCGCCCATTGCGCAATATTCCCCACTGCTGCCTCCCGTAGGAGTCTGGACCGTATCTAAGTTCCAGTCTGGCCGTTCACCCTCTCAGGCCGGCTAGCCGTCATAGCCTTGGTGAGCCATTACCTCACCAACAAGCTGATAGCCCGCAAGCTTTTCCTTCAGCAGCAGCAAAGAGGCCACTTTTCTCCCGTAAGGGACTTATGCAGTATTAACCTCGATTTCTCGAGGGTATCCTTCACTAAAGGGTAAATTCTCACGTGTTACTCAACCGTCCGCCGCTTTACTAGCTTCCGAAGAAGCCCTCTCGCTCGACTTGCATGTGTTAGGCGCGCCGCCAGCGTTCATTCTGAGCCAGAATCAAGCTCTCCATTACAAAAATTAAAATCAAAATTACTTTATAAGACGGTAGGTAAATTTAGTATTCTTATGTATTTCAAAGAAGTGTCTTTATTTGTCAATTTGTTTTCGCTTGGTGTTTCGTGTTTTTCTCGTTTAAAGACTTGATAAATTATACCTGTATCTACATTAGAGTCAACACTTTTTATAACTTTTTTTAAAATTTTTTTTTTACACCGTGAAATACAGCCTTTTTTACTCATTTCTTATTCTAAAACAACTAGCGAATTGCTCCTGTTTATGCCTGTTTTCAAAGAAACTAGCCTTAAACAATTACATTTTGACCATTACATGAAAAAATATCTTTTTTCTAACCAATAGCCCTACTTTTTATAAAAATTCTTATAAAAAAGTTTAAAAAACTATATCCCATAGCCATTTTTTATTACCCCCCATTATATGATACTATGTATAAAGCTTCTTATTTTCTTAAAACTATGCCCAACAATATGGTAGAACAAGACATAGGCATACCCTATAAGGAAGTTAACGCAATAAAGTAGCCAAAGGATACGTAGTAAGGCAAATTTGTAACCATATATACATTAGTACAATATCAAACTAACTATAAAGGAGTTGTCCTATGCTTATTGACGACTTACATGAACAGATTAAAGCGCTTGAACCAGATGTAGCTACCATTACTACCTACTGGCAAAACTCAGGACTGGAAAAACAGTTTAAAGATTTAGAAAATGAAACTACCCAAGAATCATTTTGGCAGCACCCCCACCAAACAGAAATCTTAAAAGAGTTACAACGCATCCGCTTGCAACGCGATCAATATATACAAATCAGTACAACATATAAGGAACTACCCGAATTACTTGATCTTTTTCAAAACGATGAACCTGAACTAAAGAAAATTGCTACTGATATTCATACACTTTCACGAGCAATAGCATCATTTAAGATTGCTCTACTCCTTAATGACCCTGAAGATAGCTCAAACTGTTTTTTACACATTAATGCTGGAGCCGGCGGAACAGAATCACAAGACTGGGCAAACATACTAGTTCGTATGTATCTACGATTTTGCGAACGAGAAAGATTATCTGTTGAAGTAATCGATTACCAAAATGGCGAAGAAGCGGGAATCAAATCTGCTACCTTATTTATCCGTGGCAAAAACCCATATGGTCTTTTAAAAGGAGAAGCCGGGATTCACCGACTCGTGCGCATATCACCTTTTGATGCCAATAAACGTCGCCACACTTCCTTCTCTGCAGTTGCGATCACCCCTGAAGTACCTGAGGTAAATATCGAAATCAATCCCGATGATTTACGTATCGATACCTATCGCGCAGGGGGTGCTGGGGGACAACATGTTAACAAGACCGATTCTGCGGTGCGCATCACTCACTTGCCAACCAATATTGTAGTACAATGCCAAAACGAACGCTCACAAGGACAAAACAAGGTCCTTGCAATGAAAATGTTAATGGCAAAACTTGCTCAAAAGGCCAAAGATGAACAAGATGCTAAAAATGCTTCCATTGAAAAGAAAAAGATCGAGTGGGGGTCCCAAATCCGTTCATATGTTCTCCATCCATATAAAATGGTGAAAGATCATAGAACGTCTTACGAATCCATGCAACCAGATCTTGTTCTTGATGGCGATATCATGCCATTTATTGAAAGCTATCTCATTTGGGCAGGTACCGAAAATAAATAATCATTATAATGCTGTATTAAAACACTAACACTAAAGACGCAAAGCA is a genomic window of Candidatus Babeliales bacterium containing:
- the prfB gene encoding peptide chain release factor 2; translated protein: MLIDDLHEQIKALEPDVATITTYWQNSGLEKQFKDLENETTQESFWQHPHQTEILKELQRIRLQRDQYIQISTTYKELPELLDLFQNDEPELKKIATDIHTLSRAIASFKIALLLNDPEDSSNCFLHINAGAGGTESQDWANILVRMYLRFCERERLSVEVIDYQNGEEAGIKSATLFIRGKNPYGLLKGEAGIHRLVRISPFDANKRRHTSFSAVAITPEVPEVNIEINPDDLRIDTYRAGGAGGQHVNKTDSAVRITHLPTNIVVQCQNERSQGQNKVLAMKMLMAKLAQKAKDEQDAKNASIEKKKIEWGSQIRSYVLHPYKMVKDHRTSYESMQPDLVLDGDIMPFIESYLIWAGTENK